The Aedes aegypti strain LVP_AGWG chromosome 1, AaegL5.0 Primary Assembly, whole genome shotgun sequence sequence TGCGTGCCATTTTAGTTGGACTTTTTGGCGTCCTTGGACTCCTCCTTGGCCTGTCCGCGGCCGAGGATCTTGGCCAAGCTGTCCCAGATACCGCCGAAGAACAGCGCACAGCTCAGGTTTTCGAATGGCACGAATGGATCGTGAATGCCGAGAAGGATCGACGACAGCTTGAAGTACACCAAGAAGATCACGATGCCGAAGTAGACGAGGGCGTGCGGGGCCGAGATCAGGTCAGTCTTCTTGTCCAACACGAAGATGATGGATGCAATCAGCGAGGCCTTGGTGTAGCTGTAAACAAGGGCAAAGGAGTTACGACCACGTGTCTAGTTAGAAACACTAAACGGACACTTACAAGCTTGGCTGCAAGAATTCCATGGCAGTTGGAGTCCAGACACCACGGATCAATCGCTCCAGCAACTTGGTGAATCCAGCTCCGTTGCCCTTCAGGGTACCGATGATGATCATGATGATGAAGGCGTTAGGGTACAACTTGGCAGCATGGGTCACACC is a genomic window containing:
- the LOC5580129 gene encoding trimeric intracellular cation channel type 1B.1 codes for the protein MDPEAFLDIANQVIKLKMFPYFDIAHSLLCALSVKEDLGAGAQAFSRKHPLACWLSTMLVVFAGGMVANGLLGEPILAPLKNTPQLLVATACWYIVFYTPFDIGYKVAKFLPVKLVASAMKEIYRAKKIHDGVTHAAKLYPNAFIIMIIIGTLKGNGAGFTKLLERLIRGVWTPTAMEFLQPSFYTKASLIASIIFVLDKKTDLISAPHALVYFGIVIFLVYFKLSSILLGIHDPFVPFENLSCALFFGGIWDSLAKILGRGQAKEESKDAKKSN